Proteins encoded by one window of Cannabis sativa cultivar Pink pepper isolate KNU-18-1 chromosome 4, ASM2916894v1, whole genome shotgun sequence:
- the LOC115712815 gene encoding xyloglucan endotransglucosylase protein 34, producing MGSHLHWTMLLGLLLMVSGTMGAPPKRPVNVPFGRNYMPTWAFDHIKYFNGGSDIQLHLDKYTGTGFQSKGSYLFGHFSMQIKLVPGDSAGTVTAFYLSSQNSEHDEIDFEFLGNRTGQPYILQTNVFTGGKGDREQRIYLWFDPTKDYHSYSVLWNMYQIVFFVDAVPIRVFKNCKDLGVKFPFNQPMKIYSSLWNADDWATRGGLEKTDWSKAPFIAAYRGFHIDGCESSVQAKYCATQGKRWWDGKEFQDLDQSQWRYLRWVRQKYTIYNYCTDRVRYPNMSPECKRDRDV from the exons ATGGGCAGTCACCTGCATTGGACGATGCTTCTGGGTTTGCTTCTAATGGTGTCCGGAACTATGGGAGCTCCCCCCAAGAGACCAGTGAATGTGCCATTTGGCAGAAACTATATGCCTACATGGGCTTTCGATCACATAAAGTACTTCAATGGAGGCTCAGACATTCAGCTCCATCTGGATAAATACACTG GTACTGGCTTTCAATCCAAAGGTTCTTATTTGTTTGGCCACTTCAGTATGCAAATAAAACTTGTCCCGGGTGACTCTGCTGGAACAGTCACTGCGTTTTAT TTATCTTCTCAAAACTCGGAGCATGATGAAATAGACTTTGAGTTCTTGGGAAACAGAACAGGGCAACCCTACATTTTACAGACTAATGTGTTCACGGGAGGAAAGGGAGACAGAGAGCAAAGGATTTATCTCTGGTTTGACCCTACCAAAGATTACCACTCCTACTCTGTTCTTTGGAATATGTATCAGATTGT ATTCTTCGTGGACGCCGTGCCAATCCGTGTGTTCAAGAACTGCAAAGACTTAGGAGTGAAATTCCCATTCAACCAGCCCATGAAAATATACTCGAGTCTTTGGAATGCGGACGATTGGGCCACAAGAGGTGGGCTTGAGAAGACTGACTGGTCCAAGGCCCCATTCATAGCGGCCTACAGAGGGTTCCACATCGATGGGTGCGAGTCATCGGTTCAAGCCAAGTACTGTGCCACCCAAGGAAAGAGGTGGTGGGATGGTAAGGAGTTCCAGGACCTTGACCAGAGCCAGTGGAGGTATCTCAGGTGGGTCAGACAAAAGTACACCATTTACAACTATTGCACTGATCGTGTCAGATACCCTAACATGTCACCTGAGTGCAAACGTGACAGAGATGTTTGA